Proteins encoded in a region of the Pseudomonas viciae genome:
- a CDS encoding AraC family transcriptional regulator: protein MLHSHLTTLNAVSLVLSTFKHEGLPSDALLAGSGISAADLSRADTRITTNQEMQVCANAVALKRDIGLELGLRMHVSSYGMLGYALLTSATLGDALRLALRYPALLGTLFELNLEEDQETVWLSASDYRENPTLAVFNAEFCMVSLKVICNDLLGHALPLRAARFEHPAPDYQARYAALFNCPVRFDSLDNAFAFDRHWLEQPLPLADSITHHAMAERCRRQNTEFTGRQAWLGRIRQLLSAQLDAAPGLEGLAAQMNCSARTLRRHLKDLGCSYQELLDELRFERAKQMLCEDQLPIYRIAEILGFSETASFRHAFVRWSGVAPSQFRS, encoded by the coding sequence ATGCTTCATTCCCACCTCACCACCCTCAACGCCGTCTCCCTGGTGCTCAGCACCTTCAAGCATGAAGGGCTGCCCAGCGACGCGTTGCTGGCCGGCAGCGGCATCAGCGCGGCGGATCTGAGCCGGGCCGACACGCGCATCACCACCAACCAGGAGATGCAGGTCTGCGCCAACGCCGTGGCCCTCAAGCGCGACATCGGCCTGGAACTGGGCCTGCGCATGCACGTTTCGTCCTACGGCATGCTCGGTTATGCCCTGCTCACCAGTGCCACCTTAGGTGACGCTTTGCGCCTGGCGCTGCGCTATCCGGCGCTATTGGGAACACTCTTCGAACTGAACCTGGAAGAAGACCAGGAGACGGTCTGGCTCAGCGCCAGCGATTATCGAGAAAACCCGACCCTGGCGGTGTTCAACGCCGAGTTCTGCATGGTCTCGCTGAAAGTCATCTGCAACGACCTGCTCGGCCATGCGCTACCATTGCGCGCGGCGCGCTTCGAACATCCGGCGCCCGATTACCAGGCGCGCTACGCAGCGCTGTTCAATTGCCCGGTGCGCTTCGACAGCCTCGATAACGCGTTTGCCTTCGACCGTCACTGGCTCGAACAGCCCCTGCCCCTGGCCGACTCCATCACCCATCACGCCATGGCCGAACGCTGCCGCCGACAGAACACCGAGTTCACCGGACGCCAGGCTTGGCTGGGGCGGATTCGCCAATTGCTCAGCGCACAACTGGACGCCGCCCCCGGCCTGGAAGGCCTGGCCGCGCAAATGAACTGCTCGGCACGCACCTTGCGCCGACACCTCAAGGATCTGGGTTGCAGCTATCAAGAATTGCTGGACGAACTGCGCTTCGAGCGGGCCAAGCAAATGCTCTGCGAAGACCAACTGCCAATCTATCGGATCGCCGAAATACTCGGCTTCAGCGAAACCGCCAGTTTTCGGCATGCCTTCGTGCGCTGGAGTGGGGTGGCGCCGAGTCAGTTCAGGTCCTGA
- a CDS encoding dermonecrotic toxin domain-containing protein yields the protein MTRTSTTTNTTPEASLKNAVLNQLLAGPTSPEVAAVLLRRALKKMYPALDLDPLNTVVGEPRWDIVDSEILELPTRYETLSDMVAERVGASDSTMLIEGVHFLTQLPISTPEVHLPVRIEQIGALINELEPVMLSACQEQQLAYWNAPVGTSGPRWHELSRTLRKIWDVKEVNGWTATECDMARQLFLYPNLEDRKQHDRYDTHAYLIDIDEVDGTNVRRLNENSLVVLIGTIAGKEVILTYSLRDSYKKFDSQQALGQFLPTQLDTTFRKKIQWRLYEPTGNIFDHKACGLIAMQVKILGSPSFLKKVSSIEDDQPVTSGLDAEKGIGATWFDKKIPDWLLAASISDQILFAQHMKNLSALSSSHAGKTYLDAIAPIKEFALNALKKQMQADHADAATLDPEKIEIQIRSLVAWGSFIVPGKFETTRFNLVELALQNLIALPLGNKTVRSLNGKVLPTWMTTDYIESLITKIDIGRVYPDLVKSKLLDDPTESARREELYTSQLRIQLPMLALEGKIRGRGNIDERGYRYVAALMEPEEADRKVDGQPIVLRRLAFISEQKLIPSEDIVTNMFVIGPKNPGAGPCLLYRPLLEPQLCQYPSSSNLLYAIRQIPELRQSVLAWLPDEVRSNYSRYIFSGPLPSPWVIVEFATDPFTSWLDTAPVGLSEKTLGPDFLPLLFKANANALVELADRQSVSNSETRWSTFKQAGWLIFNLALPYLGAAVGTAVWLWQILDDIETLMQDSEHANDQATWEAFVDLLLNLAMAITTHAIDHAREGTRSRRAAAPEVIEEPVKLVKPKLVIEKLAPSTGKELHPEHYESIHSSGALTGKSGEGAKLLETFSVDAPETPGQAHIDGTFKGLYHRQGLWYAKVAEKWFNVTMVGDKVCVVDGKNPSRLGPPLRLDIHGHWHIDIRLRLRGTGSKGAMEKVIADTHRRSVQLLAELNHFEEKKPEHQALLTMNAQELNNASGSTKETKRNVYLSTLKTQRESYEEALNILTQWPVFQSRPDAPKARLGYLNAQINFTFEEIDALKERFTPALRTAMDMATTGVAVVEQQHVDAAESMIRVGEDMNERLDYMETRFSRLKVLGREGFEFIRQHRGRMPTYKSDGIRLIQLDMYRHLCLTLDSVNTMPEGWAVINQLVDSATIAFQSLHDAIEERSVIRLDEQIDAFGSLTEQFTALEEQLEYVGTEYKESARPAELNRLSKQISSLKKRALQHLAQALDERSNRRSMGNPYEPRPRFRKKFIRARFWGLVSGEPRLTKMHEETDWVDVKNPVTDKIIATFHRKGTGEWVPHALTDTPQIVPSLATSLAKGRALVDGLEAFQAQVEEHMNAPGRSPTGIGMILNAHANRMEKVGIAIKKAMDSASNETVEVSVKQKRTAEALRTELKTQAKALYEEAFDAVLNVIKHRPPTMDGVIWLKSRNRISITKLKNRQKNKGPLHGYLDRYEIRDVKENKTLWFADFRYSTDWVPAHAYLSGRLKTPEQVNKGTRADATQDLTQRQLIDLYRSEIAVDQAKEVFFPKQPS from the coding sequence ATGACCAGAACCTCTACAACCACGAACACTACACCCGAAGCCAGCCTCAAGAATGCTGTGCTCAACCAGCTACTCGCAGGCCCCACCTCCCCGGAAGTTGCCGCCGTGCTCCTGCGCAGGGCCCTCAAGAAAATGTATCCGGCACTGGACCTCGATCCGCTCAACACAGTCGTTGGCGAGCCTCGCTGGGACATTGTCGACAGCGAAATCCTGGAACTGCCCACTCGTTACGAAACCCTCAGCGATATGGTGGCCGAACGAGTAGGCGCGAGCGATTCGACCATGCTGATCGAAGGCGTGCACTTTCTGACCCAACTGCCGATCAGCACCCCGGAGGTGCATCTGCCGGTACGTATCGAACAGATCGGAGCCCTGATCAACGAACTGGAGCCTGTCATGTTGTCCGCCTGCCAGGAACAACAACTGGCGTACTGGAACGCTCCAGTGGGCACCTCCGGCCCACGCTGGCATGAGCTCTCCAGAACGCTGCGCAAGATCTGGGACGTCAAAGAGGTCAATGGCTGGACCGCGACTGAATGCGACATGGCCAGGCAATTGTTCCTTTACCCCAATCTGGAGGACCGCAAGCAACATGATCGCTACGACACTCACGCGTACCTGATCGACATCGATGAAGTTGACGGGACCAACGTCCGTCGCCTGAACGAAAACTCGCTGGTGGTACTGATCGGAACCATCGCCGGCAAAGAGGTCATCCTTACGTACTCGCTGCGCGACAGCTATAAAAAATTCGACTCACAGCAAGCGCTGGGGCAATTTCTCCCGACGCAACTGGACACCACATTCCGCAAGAAAATCCAGTGGCGGCTGTATGAGCCCACCGGCAACATCTTCGATCACAAGGCCTGCGGGCTGATCGCCATGCAGGTCAAGATCCTCGGCTCCCCCAGCTTCCTGAAAAAAGTTTCATCCATCGAGGACGACCAGCCCGTGACCAGCGGGCTGGACGCAGAAAAAGGTATTGGCGCGACCTGGTTCGATAAAAAGATACCCGACTGGCTGCTGGCAGCGTCGATATCCGATCAGATTCTATTCGCCCAGCACATGAAAAACCTTTCGGCGCTGAGCAGTTCCCATGCCGGCAAGACCTACCTCGACGCTATTGCTCCTATCAAAGAGTTTGCGTTGAACGCCCTCAAGAAACAGATGCAAGCGGACCATGCCGACGCTGCGACACTCGATCCGGAAAAAATCGAGATCCAGATTCGCAGCCTCGTGGCCTGGGGTTCTTTTATCGTTCCGGGCAAATTCGAGACCACCCGGTTCAATCTCGTTGAGCTGGCCTTGCAAAACCTGATTGCACTGCCCTTGGGCAACAAAACCGTCAGGTCCCTCAACGGCAAGGTGTTGCCCACCTGGATGACGACTGACTACATCGAAAGCCTCATCACCAAAATCGATATCGGTCGCGTCTATCCCGATCTGGTGAAGAGCAAACTGCTCGACGATCCGACCGAATCGGCCCGCCGCGAAGAGTTGTACACCTCCCAGTTGCGCATTCAACTGCCCATGCTCGCGCTTGAGGGAAAGATCCGAGGGCGTGGGAACATCGACGAACGGGGCTACCGTTATGTCGCCGCACTGATGGAGCCGGAGGAAGCCGATCGCAAGGTCGACGGACAACCCATCGTGCTGCGCAGGCTGGCCTTCATATCCGAACAGAAACTGATCCCCTCGGAGGACATCGTGACCAATATGTTCGTGATCGGTCCGAAGAATCCAGGCGCCGGTCCCTGCCTGCTTTATCGACCGCTGCTCGAGCCGCAGTTGTGCCAGTACCCCTCGTCCAGCAACCTGTTGTATGCGATCAGGCAAATCCCTGAATTGCGCCAATCGGTCCTGGCCTGGCTGCCCGATGAGGTGCGCAGCAATTACAGCCGATACATTTTCTCGGGCCCCCTGCCCTCACCCTGGGTCATCGTTGAGTTTGCGACGGACCCTTTTACATCATGGCTCGATACCGCCCCCGTCGGCTTGAGCGAAAAAACCCTGGGCCCCGATTTCCTGCCACTGTTGTTCAAGGCCAATGCCAATGCCCTGGTCGAGCTTGCAGATCGACAATCGGTGTCTAACAGCGAAACCCGCTGGAGTACCTTCAAGCAGGCTGGCTGGCTGATTTTCAACCTGGCCCTGCCTTACCTGGGCGCTGCCGTGGGCACCGCCGTCTGGCTCTGGCAAATTCTGGATGACATTGAAACGCTGATGCAGGACAGCGAACACGCCAACGACCAGGCCACATGGGAGGCATTCGTCGACCTGTTGCTGAACCTGGCCATGGCGATCACCACTCACGCTATCGACCATGCCAGAGAAGGCACACGCAGTCGCAGGGCAGCGGCGCCGGAGGTGATAGAGGAGCCGGTCAAGCTGGTTAAACCCAAGCTCGTCATCGAAAAACTCGCGCCTTCCACCGGCAAGGAACTGCACCCTGAGCACTATGAGTCCATCCATTCCAGCGGCGCCCTGACGGGCAAATCGGGAGAGGGCGCCAAGCTCCTTGAGACGTTCAGTGTCGACGCGCCCGAAACACCAGGGCAGGCCCATATCGATGGCACGTTCAAAGGGCTCTATCACCGACAGGGGCTGTGGTACGCCAAAGTGGCAGAAAAATGGTTCAACGTGACGATGGTGGGCGATAAGGTCTGTGTCGTCGACGGGAAGAATCCCTCGCGCCTGGGCCCTCCCCTGCGGCTCGATATACACGGCCATTGGCATATCGACATCCGCCTGCGCCTGCGCGGCACGGGATCAAAAGGTGCGATGGAAAAAGTCATCGCCGACACTCACCGCCGCAGTGTTCAACTGCTGGCCGAACTGAACCACTTCGAAGAAAAAAAACCGGAGCACCAGGCGCTGCTGACAATGAACGCGCAGGAGCTGAACAACGCCTCGGGCTCCACCAAGGAGACCAAGCGCAACGTTTACTTGAGTACCTTGAAAACCCAGCGCGAAAGCTATGAAGAAGCGTTGAACATCTTGACTCAATGGCCCGTCTTCCAATCAAGGCCCGACGCGCCCAAAGCCAGGCTTGGCTACCTGAACGCACAAATCAACTTCACGTTCGAAGAGATAGACGCGCTGAAAGAGCGGTTTACCCCGGCCCTGAGAACAGCCATGGACATGGCCACCACCGGCGTCGCGGTCGTGGAGCAGCAGCACGTCGATGCAGCCGAGAGCATGATCCGGGTCGGCGAGGACATGAACGAGCGCCTGGATTACATGGAGACACGTTTTTCCAGGCTCAAGGTACTGGGGCGTGAAGGTTTTGAATTTATCCGGCAGCACCGAGGAAGAATGCCGACCTACAAGAGCGACGGTATCCGCCTTATCCAGTTAGACATGTATCGGCACCTCTGCCTGACGCTCGATAGCGTCAATACCATGCCCGAAGGTTGGGCAGTCATTAACCAACTGGTTGATAGCGCCACGATTGCCTTTCAAAGCCTGCACGATGCCATCGAGGAACGCAGCGTGATCCGACTGGACGAGCAAATCGATGCATTCGGCAGCCTTACGGAGCAGTTCACCGCCCTTGAAGAACAACTCGAATACGTGGGCACCGAGTACAAGGAGAGCGCCCGCCCGGCCGAACTCAATCGGCTGAGCAAGCAGATCAGCAGCCTGAAAAAACGGGCATTGCAACATTTGGCCCAGGCCCTCGATGAGAGGAGCAACCGGCGCAGCATGGGCAACCCTTATGAGCCACGCCCCAGGTTCAGGAAGAAGTTCATCAGGGCACGTTTCTGGGGCCTGGTCAGCGGCGAACCTCGGTTAACGAAAATGCACGAAGAAACCGATTGGGTCGATGTCAAGAACCCGGTCACAGACAAGATCATCGCCACCTTCCACCGCAAGGGAACGGGTGAGTGGGTGCCCCATGCGCTCACCGATACGCCACAGATCGTCCCGTCCCTGGCAACCAGCCTTGCAAAGGGCCGAGCCCTGGTCGATGGACTGGAGGCGTTCCAGGCGCAGGTCGAGGAGCACATGAATGCGCCAGGCCGATCGCCCACCGGTATCGGGATGATTCTGAACGCTCATGCAAACAGGATGGAGAAAGTCGGCATTGCAATCAAAAAGGCAATGGACAGTGCCTCGAACGAAACCGTTGAAGTTTCAGTGAAACAAAAGCGTACGGCCGAAGCCTTGCGTACGGAACTCAAGACGCAAGCGAAGGCCCTTTATGAGGAAGCCTTCGATGCCGTACTGAATGTCATCAAACATCGTCCCCCAACCATGGATGGCGTCATATGGCTTAAAAGCCGCAATCGCATTTCCATCACCAAACTAAAGAACCGACAAAAAAACAAAGGCCCGCTTCACGGCTATCTCGACCGGTACGAGATCCGGGACGTGAAGGAAAACAAAACGCTTTGGTTTGCGGATTTCCGTTACTCCACCGACTGGGTCCCCGCCCACGCCTACCTTTCCGGTCGCTTGAAAACACCGGAACAAGTCAACAAGGGAACGCGCGCCGACGCCACCCAGGACCTCACCCAGCGTCAACTGATCGATCTTTACCGCAGCGAAATCGCGGTGGACCAGGCCAAGGAAGTGTTCTTTCCAAAGCAGCCCTCATAA
- a CDS encoding alanine/glycine:cation symporter family protein produces MLEVINDFLSGKVLIVLIVGLGGYFTIRSRFVQFRHFFHMFTVFRDSLKSSTDQLSSFQALMLSLAGRVGAGNIAGVGIAVTLGGPGAVFWMWVTALVGMSSSFFECSLGQLYKRCDSEGQYRGGPSYYIQHGLQKRWLGMIMAFLLLITFGFAFNGLQAHAVTHSLNNAFGFDTTYTGLALAVLLGLVFIGGIKRIAKVADLLVPVKTLAYIGVTLYVIVLQFEHVPDMLVTIVRSAFGLDQAFGGLIGSAIVMGVKRGVFANEAGLGSAPNVAAVASVEHPVAQGVVQAFSVFLDTFVICTCTALLILLSGFYTPGFEGDGIALTQNSLAAVVGDWGRIFISVALSLFVFTSILYNYYLGENNLRFMVGENRKVLMGYRALVLVLIFWGAIENLGTVFAFADITMTLLAFVNLIALFLLFKVGMRILRDYDDQRSAGIKVPVFDSSKFPDLDLDRNAWPATPSAPVAKPDAETAGVAAAQR; encoded by the coding sequence ATGCTCGAAGTCATCAACGACTTCCTTTCAGGGAAAGTGCTGATCGTGCTCATTGTCGGGCTCGGTGGCTACTTCACGATCCGCTCGCGTTTCGTCCAGTTCCGCCATTTCTTTCACATGTTCACGGTGTTCCGTGACAGCCTCAAGAGCAGCACTGACCAGCTCAGTTCGTTCCAGGCCCTGATGCTCAGCCTGGCCGGTCGTGTCGGCGCGGGTAACATTGCCGGTGTCGGCATCGCGGTGACCCTCGGCGGTCCTGGTGCGGTGTTCTGGATGTGGGTGACCGCGCTGGTCGGCATGTCCAGCAGCTTCTTCGAATGCTCCCTCGGCCAGCTCTACAAGCGCTGCGACTCCGAAGGCCAGTACCGTGGAGGCCCGTCCTACTACATCCAGCACGGCCTGCAGAAACGCTGGCTGGGCATGATCATGGCATTCCTGCTGCTGATCACCTTCGGCTTCGCTTTCAACGGCCTGCAAGCCCACGCCGTGACCCACTCCCTGAACAACGCTTTCGGCTTTGACACTACCTACACCGGCCTGGCCCTGGCGGTATTGCTGGGCCTGGTGTTCATTGGCGGGATCAAGCGCATCGCCAAGGTGGCCGACCTGCTGGTACCGGTCAAAACCCTGGCGTACATCGGCGTAACTCTCTACGTGATCGTGCTGCAGTTCGAACACGTACCGGACATGCTGGTGACTATCGTCAGAAGTGCGTTCGGCCTGGACCAAGCCTTTGGCGGCCTGATCGGCAGCGCCATCGTCATGGGCGTCAAGCGTGGCGTATTCGCCAACGAAGCCGGCCTGGGTAGTGCGCCTAACGTCGCCGCAGTAGCCTCGGTCGAGCATCCGGTAGCCCAAGGTGTGGTCCAAGCGTTCAGCGTATTCCTGGACACTTTCGTCATCTGCACCTGCACCGCGCTGCTGATCCTGTTGTCGGGCTTCTACACCCCTGGCTTCGAAGGCGACGGCATTGCCCTGACCCAGAACTCCCTGGCCGCCGTGGTCGGTGACTGGGGTCGGATTTTCATCTCCGTGGCCCTGTCGTTGTTCGTGTTCACCTCGATCCTCTACAACTACTATCTGGGTGAGAACAACCTGCGCTTCATGGTCGGTGAAAACCGCAAGGTGCTGATGGGCTATCGCGCCCTGGTGCTGGTATTGATCTTCTGGGGTGCCATCGAAAACCTGGGCACCGTGTTCGCCTTCGCTGACATCACCATGACCCTGCTGGCGTTCGTGAACCTGATCGCGCTGTTCCTGCTGTTCAAGGTCGGCATGCGCATCCTGCGTGACTACGATGACCAGCGTTCGGCCGGCATCAAGGTTCCGGTCTTCGACTCCAGCAAGTTCCCGGACCTGGATCTGGACCGCAACGCCTGGCCAGCCACCCCGTCGGCACCGGTTGCCAAACCTGACGCCGAGACTGCTGGCGTGGCCGCAGCGCAACGCTGA
- a CDS encoding polyamine ABC transporter substrate-binding protein, protein MNRLKRLMVPSLCAALLCGAAQAEERTLRVYNWFDYITPKALDDFKAQNSQVKLVYDIFDTNEALEAKLLTGNSGYDVVVPSNVFLAKQIEAGVFQPLDRSKLPNWNHLDPKLMKLIEANDPGNKFAVPYMYGTILIGFNPDKVKAALGDNAPVDSWDLIFKEENLSKLKQCGVALLDSPSEILPLALQHLGLDPNSKKPADYAKAEALLMKIRPHITYFHSSKYMADIANGDICVAVGYSGSFSQAANRAKEAKNGVTVDMRLPKEGAPIWFDMLAIPKGAKNPDDAYTFINYLLQPKVIAPVSDFVGYPNPNKDATDMVDPAIRNNPNLYPTEAAMATLYTLQPLPRDAERARTRAWTRIKSGQ, encoded by the coding sequence ATGAACAGACTCAAGCGTTTAATGGTTCCCAGCCTGTGCGCCGCGCTGCTGTGCGGCGCTGCCCAGGCCGAAGAGCGCACCCTGCGCGTCTACAACTGGTTCGACTACATCACGCCCAAGGCCCTGGACGATTTCAAGGCGCAGAACAGCCAGGTCAAACTGGTCTATGACATCTTCGACACCAACGAAGCCCTGGAGGCCAAGCTGCTGACGGGCAATTCCGGCTACGACGTGGTGGTGCCGTCCAACGTGTTCCTGGCCAAGCAGATCGAGGCCGGTGTGTTCCAGCCCCTGGACCGCAGCAAACTGCCGAATTGGAACCACCTCGATCCCAAGCTGATGAAGCTGATCGAAGCCAACGACCCGGGCAACAAATTCGCCGTGCCCTACATGTACGGCACCATCCTGATCGGCTTCAACCCGGACAAGGTCAAGGCCGCCCTGGGTGACAACGCACCGGTGGACAGCTGGGACCTGATCTTCAAGGAAGAGAACCTCAGCAAGCTCAAGCAATGCGGTGTGGCACTGCTCGATTCGCCATCGGAGATCCTGCCGCTGGCCTTGCAGCACCTGGGCCTGGACCCTAACAGCAAGAAGCCGGCGGACTACGCCAAGGCTGAAGCGTTGTTGATGAAGATCCGCCCGCACATCACTTACTTCCACTCATCCAAGTACATGGCCGACATCGCCAATGGCGACATCTGCGTGGCCGTCGGTTACTCCGGCAGCTTCTCCCAGGCGGCCAACCGCGCCAAGGAAGCCAAGAACGGCGTCACCGTGGACATGCGCCTGCCCAAGGAAGGCGCGCCGATCTGGTTCGACATGCTCGCCATCCCCAAAGGCGCGAAAAACCCCGACGACGCCTACACCTTCATCAACTATTTGTTGCAACCGAAGGTGATCGCACCCGTCAGCGATTTCGTCGGCTATCCAAACCCGAACAAGGACGCCACGGACATGGTCGACCCGGCGATCCGCAACAATCCCAACCTGTACCCGACCGAGGCGGCTATGGCCACGCTGTACACCCTGCAACCCTTGCCCCGGGATGCCGAGCGCGCACGGACACGGGCCTGGACCCGGATCAAATCCGGGCAGTAG
- a CDS encoding histone deacetylase family protein translates to MLTIYSDDHHLHHGRCELMDGQLMPCFEMPSRADHVLERVKARALGPVEAPHDFGLGPIQRIHSPAYLEFFKGAWDRWAEFERDGDLLPFTWPARTLRTVIPTSLHGQLGYYSFDGGAPITAGTWQAAYSAAQVALTAQAEIQRGARSAFALCRPPGHHAASDLMGGYCYLNNAAIAAQAFLDQGHKQVAILDVDYHHGNGTQSIFYERSDVLFASIHGHPEAEFPFFLGYADEYGEGAGDGFNFNYPLPAGSGWDTWSAALEQACGEIQGYDADVIVVSLGVDTFKDDPISQFKLDSPDYLAMGKRIAALGKPTLFVMEGGYAVAEIGINAVNVLEGFQSAQ, encoded by the coding sequence ATGCTGACGATCTACTCAGACGATCACCACCTGCACCACGGACGCTGCGAGTTGATGGACGGGCAATTGATGCCCTGCTTTGAAATGCCCTCCCGGGCCGATCATGTGCTGGAGCGGGTCAAGGCCCGGGCGCTGGGCCCGGTCGAAGCGCCCCATGATTTCGGCCTGGGGCCGATCCAGCGCATTCACAGCCCGGCGTACCTGGAATTTTTCAAAGGCGCCTGGGATCGCTGGGCTGAGTTCGAGCGCGACGGCGATTTGCTGCCTTTCACCTGGCCGGCGCGGACCTTGCGCACGGTCATTCCGACAAGCCTGCACGGCCAGCTCGGCTATTACAGCTTCGACGGCGGCGCACCGATTACCGCGGGCACTTGGCAGGCAGCCTACAGCGCCGCCCAGGTCGCCCTCACCGCCCAGGCCGAGATCCAGCGCGGCGCCCGCAGTGCCTTTGCCCTGTGCCGCCCGCCGGGACACCACGCCGCCAGTGACTTGATGGGCGGCTATTGCTACCTCAACAACGCCGCCATCGCCGCCCAGGCTTTTCTCGACCAGGGCCATAAGCAGGTCGCGATCCTCGATGTCGATTACCACCACGGCAACGGCACCCAGTCGATTTTCTACGAGCGCAGCGACGTGCTGTTCGCTTCGATCCACGGCCACCCTGAAGCCGAGTTTCCGTTCTTCCTCGGCTACGCCGATGAGTACGGTGAAGGCGCCGGTGACGGCTTCAACTTCAACTATCCTCTGCCGGCCGGCTCAGGCTGGGACACCTGGAGCGCCGCGCTGGAGCAGGCTTGCGGCGAAATCCAAGGCTACGACGCCGATGTCATCGTCGTCTCCCTGGGTGTGGACACCTTCAAGGACGACCCGATCTCGCAGTTCAAGCTCGACAGCCCGGATTACCTGGCGATGGGCAAACGCATCGCGGCGCTCGGCAAACCGACCCTGTTCGTGATGGAGGGCGGTTACGCGGTAGCAGAAATCGGCATCAATGCCGTGAACGTTCTCGAAGGTTTTCAAAGCGCCCAATGA
- a CDS encoding asparaginase, with protein sequence MNSSTYPAAQHVMVLYTGGTIGMQASAHGLAPASGFEARMRDYLQSQPELVVPQWRFREMSPLIDSANMTPAYWQQLREAVVDAVDVQGCDSVLILHGTDTLAYSAAAMSFQLLGLHARVCFTGSMLPAGVTDSDAWENLSGALVALGQGLAPGVHLYFHGELLEPTRCAKVRSFGRHPFKRLERQGGGTKAASLPAPLNYNQPKQLANIAVLPLFPGISAEILDGLLGSGIQGLVLECYGSGTGPSDNPAFLASLERARDSGVVVVAVTQCHEGGVELDVYEAGSRLRGVGVLSGGGMTREAAFGKLQALIGAGLPVEEIRRLVELDLCGELA encoded by the coding sequence ATGAATTCCTCGACCTATCCTGCCGCGCAGCACGTCATGGTGCTCTACACCGGTGGAACCATCGGCATGCAGGCCAGCGCCCACGGCCTGGCCCCGGCATCCGGTTTCGAAGCGCGGATGCGCGACTACCTGCAAAGCCAACCCGAACTCGTTGTTCCGCAATGGCGCTTCCGGGAAATGTCGCCGCTGATCGACAGCGCCAACATGACCCCGGCCTACTGGCAGCAACTGCGTGAAGCGGTGGTCGATGCCGTGGATGTGCAGGGCTGCGACAGCGTACTGATCCTGCACGGCACCGATACGCTGGCCTACAGCGCGGCCGCAATGAGCTTCCAACTGCTGGGCCTGCATGCGCGGGTATGCTTCACCGGTTCGATGCTGCCCGCTGGCGTGACCGACAGCGACGCCTGGGAAAACCTCAGCGGCGCGTTGGTTGCCCTCGGCCAGGGTCTGGCGCCGGGGGTGCATCTGTATTTCCACGGTGAGCTGCTGGAACCCACCCGTTGCGCCAAAGTGCGCAGCTTCGGGCGTCATCCGTTCAAGCGCCTGGAGCGTCAGGGTGGCGGTACCAAAGCCGCTTCGCTGCCGGCGCCGTTGAATTACAACCAGCCCAAGCAACTGGCGAATATCGCGGTGCTGCCGCTGTTTCCCGGCATCAGTGCCGAGATTCTCGATGGCCTGCTCGGCAGCGGGATCCAGGGCCTGGTGCTGGAGTGCTACGGCAGCGGCACCGGGCCGAGCGACAACCCAGCCTTCCTCGCCAGCCTCGAGCGGGCGCGGGACAGCGGCGTGGTGGTGGTGGCGGTGACCCAATGCCATGAAGGCGGCGTGGAGCTGGATGTGTACGAGGCCGGCAGTCGCTTGCGTGGCGTCGGCGTGCTATCCGGTGGCGGCATGACCCGCGAGGCCGCATTCGGCAAGTTGCAGGCGCTGATTGGCGCGGGGTTGCCAGTGGAAGAGATTCGGCGGCTGGTAGAGCTGGATCTGTGTGGCGAGCTCGCCTGA